The following is a genomic window from Bordetella sp. H567.
CGCTACGATAAGCCGGCCTCGATAGACTGGTCGCACAATTCGATTGCGCTGGTCGATCTGGCCAACACCGACCCGGCCCGCTACCCGCCCGGCGTCGGCAGCGCGGAGTCGGGCCGACTGACCGGCGAAACGCTATCGCGCGCCATCGATTTCGCGAAGGCGGGCGAGGTCCACGCGATCACCTTCGCACCGCTGAACAAGCGCGCCATGTATGACGGCGGCTGGAAGTTCCCGGACGAGCACAAGATGTTCGCGCATCTGCTGGGACATCAAGGCTATTTCAGCGAGATGAACGTGCTCGGCAATCAGTGGATGTCTCGCGTGACGTCGCATATTGCCCTGCGCCAGGCGCTGGACCAGATCACACGCGAAGCCGTCGAAGAGGCTATCGTGCTGTCGGACAGCATGATGAGAAAAGCCGGCATTGCCGCCCCCCGGATCGCCGTCGCGGCGCTCAATCCACATGGCGGCGAAGGCGGCCTTTTCGGCACGGAGGAAATCGACATCATCGGTCCCGCCGTGGCCGCCATGGCTGCCCGGGGCATCGCCTGCTCGGGCCCATTCCCCTCGGATACGGTCTACCTGAAAGCCTTCGCCGGCGAGTATGACGGGGTGGTTTCGATGTATCATGACCAAGGGCAGATCGCCACGAAAATGCAGGGCTTCAATCGCGGCGTCACGATCACGGCCGGCCTGGACACGGTCTTCACGACCCCCGCGCACGGCACCGCTTTCGACATCGCCGGCAAGGGCGTCGCGAATACGGGCGCGATCGAGGCCGCGCTGACCCTGGCAAGCCGATTGGCGGCTCGGGCATAAGCGTCCCACGCCGGCGCAAGCTTGTGGCCCGGATCCGTTCGGCGGTTCGCGGCGCCATTATTTCCCGCGCGCGGCGCCCTCATACGCTGTTCAATGCGCCGCCGACGCATCTGCGCCGGCACCGCCCTTGGCGGGCCGCGTGATCCAGATCAGCGGGATGATCAACAGGAAGATGGCGGCCGACACATAGAAGATATCGTTCAATCCCATCATGGCCGCCTGCGCGTTCAACATCGCGTCGAACAATGCGTTCGACGCGCCGGTATTCAGGTGCAGCAGCGCGCGTATCGAATCGATCTGTTGGGTGAACACCGGGTTGGTGGAGGTGGCCACCTCGGTCAAGCGTTCATGATGCATGACGGTCCGGTTGTTCCATACCGTTCCCGCGATGGACGTGCCAACCGCGCCGCAGAACACCCGCACGAAGTTCGACAGCCCCGCCGCCGCCGGTATCCGGTGCGGAGGCTGGCCCGACAGGATGATCGCGGTCAGCGGCACGAAGAACAGGGCCATGGGAATGCCTTGCAGCAGCGTCGGCCACACCAGGTGCCAGGTATCGATTTGGGTGACGTAGTTCGAGCGCATGTAGAACACGACGGCGAAGCAGAGGAAGGCCACCGTGGCGATGATGCGGGCATCCGACCGCGGCAGCAGCTTGCCCAGCACGGGCGACAGCAGCAGCGCGAAAATACCCAGCGGCGCCATCACCAACCCGGCATCGACGGACCGGTAGTTCAGGTATTCCTGCATCCATTGCGGCAGCAGCACCAGGTTGCCGAAGAACACGCCATAGGCGATGGAGATCGCGATCGTGCCGCCGCTGAAATTGCGCTGGCCGAACAGCCGCAGGTCGACGATGGGATGGTCTTCCGTCAGTTCCCAGATCAGGAAAAACGTAAAGCTGACGAAAGCCGTGACCGCAAGCCCCACGATCAACGGAGAATTGAACCAGTCCAGGTCGCGGCCCTTGTCCAGCATGATCTGCAGCGCCGCTACCCAGGTGACCAGCAGAACCAGGCCTACCAGGTCGATGGGCAGCTTGCGCGTCGGCGTCTCCCGGTGGCGATAGATGCTCCAGGTCACCAGGGCGGCGAAGATGCCGACCGGGATATTGATGTAGAAAATCCACGACCAGTTGTAGCTGTCGGTGATCCAGCCGCCTAGCGAAGGTCCGGCGATCGGGCCCACGGTGGCGGTCATGGCCCACAGCGCCAGCGCCATGGAGCTTTTCTCCTTGGGATAGGAGCCCAGCAGGATCGCCTGCGACATCGGGATGAGCGGCCCCGCGACGGCGCCCTGCAGCACGCGTGCGAACAAGAGCACCGGCAGGCTGGGCGCGATGCCGCAGAGCCAGGATGCCAGGGTGAACAGCGCGATCGCGCCGACGAACAGCCGGATCTGGCCCACCCGCTGGGTCAACCAGCCCGTCATGGGAATGGATACCGCGTTGGACGCGGCGAACACCGTGATGACCCAGGTGCCTTCGTCGACGGACACGCCCATGTTGCCGGATATCGTCGGAATCGCCACATTGGCGATCGACGTATCGAGCACGTTCATGAAGGTCGCCAGCGCCACGGCGACCGTCGCCAGGATGAGTTGCCCCCCATGCAAGGGCGGCAAAGGGGAAGGAGTTTGCTGAGTGGCCATGAGACTGCCTTTGGATACCTGCTCCTAGGGTCTCATGGCGACCTGAATGCAAGCTGAGCGCCCCTGGGACGCATCTCCGTCCCCAAAGGGCATGACCTCGCGATCCGCCTGGGTTACGATGTCGCCGCCATCAAACCGCGTCATCTGAGGGGAATCGACGTTGGATCAGTTCAGCGAAATCGGTGTGTTCGTCAAGGTGGTGGAACTATGCAGCCTGACCAAAACGGCGGATGCACTGGAGACATCCAACGCCACGGTCAGTCGCATTCTTTCCAAGCTGGAGGCCGACCTGGGCGCCAAGCTGCTGGAACGAACGACCCGCCGGGTCAACCCGACGCCGGACGGCCTGGCGTTCTACGAGCGATGCAAGCGCATCCTGGACGAGCTCGAGGAAGCCAAGAACGAGATCACCGCGCTGCGGGAAACGCCGCGCGGCACCGTGCGGGTGGTGCTGCCGGTCAGCTACGGCAAGATCTGGCTGATGCCGCTGATGAACAGCATCGCCAAGCGTTTTCAGGAACTGACGATCAGCGTCACCTTGTCGGACCGGCTGGATGACCTTGCCGAAGACAGTTTCGACGTGGCCGTCGCTGTCGGCAATGCGGCCGACTCTCGCCTGGTTGCCCGCAAGCTGCGCGTGTCGCGCATCGTCACCGCCGCGGCGCCCGGCTACCTGGAGGAATGGGGCACGCCGCAAACCCCGCAAGACCTGGCCGAGCACAACTGCCTGTTGTATGTCCGGCCCGGCCGCCGGCTGAAATGGTTGTGGGATTTCGTCGACGCCAAGCAGACTCATCACAACGTTGCCGTCAGCGGCAATATGCTCATCGACAATGGCGAAGCGCTGCTGGAAGCGGCCGCGCAGGGCGTCGGTATCATCCAGGCGCCCGACTACGTTTCCCTGCCGCAGCTGCGCAAGGGCGCGCTGGTCGAAATACTGACCGAATACCAGCCCCCCGGCCCGACGATATGGGTGCTGTACCCGCCTAGCCGCCAGCGCGCCAGCCGGGTACAGATGCTGATCGAAGAGCTTTTCGCGCTGGCCGATTCGCTGCCCGGGATGGAGCCGGCCCAGGCAGGCCCCGGTCATTGAGCGACGCTGGCCGACGCGGACCAGCCGGTTTCCCGCGCGCGGCGGGATGCGCCGGCCAGGCGGTCTTGCAGCGATAGCGCGCCGTTGCCCAGAAGAACGACCGCCGCGGAAATGAACAGCAGCACGGCCAGATACTCCCAGCCGCCGCCGGGGCTCGTATAGATCCACCCGTGCGAACCATGCACGAAGGCGATTGCGCCGATCAGCGTAGGCGCCAGCAGCAAGGCGGCCCATTGCGCCTGGGATGTGGAAGCGTTGGTCGCTCCGCCGCGAAAGTTTTTTTCGACCGCGCTGTAACCCGCGCGCCGGTACCGGCGAATTAGCTTGTGTATCCGCCACGGATACCTTCATGCCACCACCGGAGACATCCCATGTCCACAAAAACCACCGTGACTTCCGCCCTGCTGGCCAGCGCCGTCGCCAGCATCTTTGCCTCCATGGCCCATGCCGCCCCCTTGACCCAGGCGGAAACCAACGCTGCCCTGGCCGCGCACAAGGAGAAGTGCTACGGCGTCGCCCTGAAGGGCCAGAACGATTGCGCCGCGGGTCCCGGCACCACCTGCCAGGGCACCTCGACCATGGACTTCCAGGGCAATGCCTGGAAGTTCGTGCAAGGCGGTACGTGCACCAGCATCCAGGTTCCCGGCGGCGGCCACGGCTCGCTGACGCCGATCAAGTCCTGATCGCGCGAACGACCACGGGAAACGGGGATAGCCATGAACGCTTGCACCGTGACAGCGGCGGTTCGCGAACCCGGCCGTCCCCGCCCTGCGGCGCCGGCCGCGCCGATACTCGCCGGCACCAGTTTCAAGCCCGGACACCTGTCCGCGATACTCGCGGACGGCGCCCAGGGCGGGTTCTTCGAGGTCCACGCCGAAAACTACATGGGTGCCGGCGGTCCGCCGCACCGGATGCTCGCCGCCATTCGCGAGCGTTATCCGCTTTCCCTGCACGGGGTCTGCATGTCGATCGGCGGGCCCGATGCGCTGGACACGCAACACCTGGCGCGCTTTCGCGACCTGGTCTTGCGGTACGAGCCTGCCCTGGTGTCGGAACACCTGGCCTGGTCCTCGCATGGCGGAACGTTCTACAACGACCTTCTTCCCCTGCCTTACACCAGGGAAACCCTGGACCGCGTGTGCGCGCACATCGGCCAAGTCCAGGATGCGATCCGGCGCCCGCTGCTGCTGGAGAATCCATCGACGTACGTGGCGTTCGCATCGTCGACGCTAAGCGAGACGGATTTCATCCACGCGGTCGCGCGCCGGACCGGCTGCGGCCTGCTGCTCGACGTCAACAACGTGTTCGTATCGGCGACCAATCATGGCTATTCCGCGGCCGCCTACCTTGACGATTTCCCGCTCCGGCACGTCGGCCAGATCCATCTGGCCGGACATGGCCAACAGCGCGACGACGAAGACGAACTGCTGCTCATAGACAGCCACGACGGCCCCATCGCCGATGCGGTGTGGGGCTTGTACCGGCGCGTCGTCGCGCGCATCGGCCCCACGCCCACACTGATCGAATGGGACAGCAAACTGCCCGACTGGAGCGTGCTGCGGTCCCAGGCACAGGCGGCATACCGGATCATGGCGGCCCATGCGGGCGCACCCGCGGAGGTTCTCCATCATGCATCGTGAGCATGGCTTGCACCAGGACGAGGCCCACGCTCATGCCGGGGATTTCGCGGCGGGCCTGACCGACCCCGCACGCCCCGCGCCCGAAGACGCCGTCGCGCGGCGCGGCAAGGGCGTGATCAAGCGATACAACGTCTATCGCAACAACGTGACCGTCAGCCTGATCGACGCGTTGGCCGCCATCTATCCCGCGGTCCAGCGCATCACGGGCGTGGACTTCTTCCGCGCGATGGCCCGCTTCCACATCCGCGCCAGGCCGCCCGTATCGCCACTGCTGTTCGAGTACGGACGGGACTTCCCGGCCTTCATCGAGGCTTACGAATATGCGCGCGACATGCCCTGGCTGGCGGATACCGCGCGCATCGAGCGCGCCTGGCTGGACGCCTATCACGCCGCCGATGCACCTCCGCTGGCGGCCGAAGCGCTCGCCGCCGTCCCCCCGGCATGCCTGGCCGAATTGCGTTTCACGCCGCACCCGGCCGCGCGTGTCGTGCGCTCGATATACCCTGCCGTATCGATATTCACGATGAACAAGGCGGAAGGTCCGGTGACGCCGCTGTGTTCGAACGAAGCGGAAGACGCGCTCATCACGCGGCCCGCGCAGGACGTCATCGTGTCGCGCCTGCCGGCGGGCGGCGCGGTCTTCCTCGGTCGTCTGATGGAAGGCGCCACGCTGGGGCAGGCGGCTGCCGCCGCATTCCAGGAAAGCCCTGCCTTCGATCTTCCCGCGAACCTCGCGGGGATGATGTCGGCGGGCGTCTTCACCGCCATTGAACACGGAGATTGACCATCATGTCGGCCATACCACATACCCCACGGCCCGCCCGCGGCGGTCCCGCAAGGGCCGTCATCGCGGCCCGGCGCACGGTCGAATGGTTCGCACAGCCATGGCTCGTCCAGCTGCTGCTGCGGATCGCGCTGGCCGTGCCGTTCTGGAGATCGGGCATCCTGAAATGGCAGGGCTTCTTGCAGCTGAACGACACGGCGATCACCCTGTTCACCGACGAGTTCCAGTTGCACCTGCCCGGCGGCCCCTATCCTTTCCCCGCTCCTGCCGTCTTCGCCTTCCTGTCCGGCTGCGGCGAAGTGATGTTCCCGGTGCTGCTGGTGCTGGGGCTGGGAACGCGTTTCGCCGCCATCGGCCTGCTCCTGATGACCTGCATCATTGAACTGACCGTGCCGGACGGCTGGCCGGTGCACCTGACTTGGGCCGCGATGGCGTTGGGAATCGCGGCCTGGGGACCCGGCCGCATTTCCATCGACCATCTGCTGGGGGACCGGTTGCCGCGATCGTGAGCCGTATACGCCGATGAAAACACAGGATCTGGTCTCCAGGCTGGCCGGCGACCTTGCGCCGGTCGAGCGCAACGCCGTCCCCCGCACGCTGAATCGCGCCCTCATGATCGGGCTGGCGGGCAACACCGCGCTGCTGGTCGCGCTGTACGGCTTCGGCAGCGACATGCCGGAACAGATGCTGAAAGCGATGTTCTGGATCCGCCTTGCCTTTCCCCTGGCGATCATCGCGGCGGCCCTGAAGCTGACCGAAGGCCTGTCGCGTCCGGGAACCCCGCTGGCACTGGCCTGGGTCGCGACCACCGCGCCCATCGCCAGCATGCTGCTCGTCGCCGCCGCGTTCCAGCTCGCGACGCCTTCGGACTATCGCCTGCAACTGGTGGTGGGCCATACCTGGCGCACCACCACGGCGGGCGTGGTCCTGCTGTCGCTGCCTTCGCTGGCCGCCGTCATGCACGCGATGAAGGGGCTCGCCCCCACGCGCCTGATGCCCGCCGGCGCAGGCGCGGGCCTGCTGGCGGGTGCACAAGGGCTGCTCGTCTATTCGCTTTATTGCCCCGTCATGCCGGTGCCGTTCTGGAGCGTCTGGCACGTGCTGGCGATCGCCGTCACCGCCGGCATCGGCGCCGCATTGGCCCCGAATTACCTGCGATGGTAGGCATCCGGTCCGCCCGACTCATGCAACCCGCGCCCGCCGCGTAGAAT
Proteins encoded in this region:
- a CDS encoding DHA2 family efflux MFS transporter permease subunit, translating into MATQQTPSPLPPLHGGQLILATVAVALATFMNVLDTSIANVAIPTISGNMGVSVDEGTWVITVFAASNAVSIPMTGWLTQRVGQIRLFVGAIALFTLASWLCGIAPSLPVLLFARVLQGAVAGPLIPMSQAILLGSYPKEKSSMALALWAMTATVGPIAGPSLGGWITDSYNWSWIFYINIPVGIFAALVTWSIYRHRETPTRKLPIDLVGLVLLVTWVAALQIMLDKGRDLDWFNSPLIVGLAVTAFVSFTFFLIWELTEDHPIVDLRLFGQRNFSGGTIAISIAYGVFFGNLVLLPQWMQEYLNYRSVDAGLVMAPLGIFALLLSPVLGKLLPRSDARIIATVAFLCFAVVFYMRSNYVTQIDTWHLVWPTLLQGIPMALFFVPLTAIILSGQPPHRIPAAAGLSNFVRVFCGAVGTSIAGTVWNNRTVMHHERLTEVATSTNPVFTQQIDSIRALLHLNTGASNALFDAMLNAQAAMMGLNDIFYVSAAIFLLIIPLIWITRPAKGGAGADASAAH
- a CDS encoding DoxX family protein, translated to MSAIPHTPRPARGGPARAVIAARRTVEWFAQPWLVQLLLRIALAVPFWRSGILKWQGFLQLNDTAITLFTDEFQLHLPGGPYPFPAPAVFAFLSGCGEVMFPVLLVLGLGTRFAAIGLLLMTCIIELTVPDGWPVHLTWAAMALGIAAWGPGRISIDHLLGDRLPRS
- a CDS encoding BufA1 family periplasmic bufferin-type metallophore, with translation MSTKTTVTSALLASAVASIFASMAHAAPLTQAETNAALAAHKEKCYGVALKGQNDCAAGPGTTCQGTSTMDFQGNAWKFVQGGTCTSIQVPGGGHGSLTPIKS
- a CDS encoding LysR family transcriptional regulator is translated as MDQFSEIGVFVKVVELCSLTKTADALETSNATVSRILSKLEADLGAKLLERTTRRVNPTPDGLAFYERCKRILDELEEAKNEITALRETPRGTVRVVLPVSYGKIWLMPLMNSIAKRFQELTISVTLSDRLDDLAEDSFDVAVAVGNAADSRLVARKLRVSRIVTAAAPGYLEEWGTPQTPQDLAEHNCLLYVRPGRRLKWLWDFVDAKQTHHNVAVSGNMLIDNGEALLEAAAQGVGIIQAPDYVSLPQLRKGALVEILTEYQPPGPTIWVLYPPSRQRASRVQMLIEELFALADSLPGMEPAQAGPGH
- a CDS encoding HvfC/BufC N-terminal domain-containing protein, which codes for MHREHGLHQDEAHAHAGDFAAGLTDPARPAPEDAVARRGKGVIKRYNVYRNNVTVSLIDALAAIYPAVQRITGVDFFRAMARFHIRARPPVSPLLFEYGRDFPAFIEAYEYARDMPWLADTARIERAWLDAYHAADAPPLAAEALAAVPPACLAELRFTPHPAARVVRSIYPAVSIFTMNKAEGPVTPLCSNEAEDALITRPAQDVIVSRLPAGGAVFLGRLMEGATLGQAAAAAFQESPAFDLPANLAGMMSAGVFTAIEHGD
- the bufB gene encoding MNIO family bufferin maturase: MNACTVTAAVREPGRPRPAAPAAPILAGTSFKPGHLSAILADGAQGGFFEVHAENYMGAGGPPHRMLAAIRERYPLSLHGVCMSIGGPDALDTQHLARFRDLVLRYEPALVSEHLAWSSHGGTFYNDLLPLPYTRETLDRVCAHIGQVQDAIRRPLLLENPSTYVAFASSTLSETDFIHAVARRTGCGLLLDVNNVFVSATNHGYSAAAYLDDFPLRHVGQIHLAGHGQQRDDEDELLLIDSHDGPIADAVWGLYRRVVARIGPTPTLIEWDSKLPDWSVLRSQAQAAYRIMAAHAGAPAEVLHHAS
- a CDS encoding PdxA family dehydrogenase, which encodes MSHPLPIIALTPGDCTGIGPEQVARILHDRRMADTARIVVVGDARVLDLGMRQAGVSFEYRRYDKPASIDWSHNSIALVDLANTDPARYPPGVGSAESGRLTGETLSRAIDFAKAGEVHAITFAPLNKRAMYDGGWKFPDEHKMFAHLLGHQGYFSEMNVLGNQWMSRVTSHIALRQALDQITREAVEEAIVLSDSMMRKAGIAAPRIAVAALNPHGGEGGLFGTEEIDIIGPAVAAMAARGIACSGPFPSDTVYLKAFAGEYDGVVSMYHDQGQIATKMQGFNRGVTITAGLDTVFTTPAHGTAFDIAGKGVANTGAIEAALTLASRLAARA
- a CDS encoding DUF1109 domain-containing protein — encoded protein: MKTQDLVSRLAGDLAPVERNAVPRTLNRALMIGLAGNTALLVALYGFGSDMPEQMLKAMFWIRLAFPLAIIAAALKLTEGLSRPGTPLALAWVATTAPIASMLLVAAAFQLATPSDYRLQLVVGHTWRTTTAGVVLLSLPSLAAVMHAMKGLAPTRLMPAGAGAGLLAGAQGLLVYSLYCPVMPVPFWSVWHVLAIAVTAGIGAALAPNYLRW